The genomic interval cgTAAATTACTTTAAATCCATTTACTAAATCCACGTTTCTTCCTAGTACCCGTGCTTTCTCCTTTCTGCTTTCTGAGCAGGTGCAGAAATGGACTCCCAGCCTCACAGAAGAGGTTTAATTAAGCATGCAAATGATAAGCATGAATAATAAAGAGTCCCAGTGCTGTAGAGGACTGTGGTGGTGCTGGCTGGCCTGCATTGgggtcattgtgtgtgtgtgtgtgtgtgtgtctgttagagacagagagagttgtTGTTCTTGAGCTGCTGGAGAGGATGAGTCAGGATCCTGTAGGTAACACGCTGGTGAAAACTGAGACTGTCCCAGGTAGAAAATACAAGAAAACCACCAGGATCTGGTCATTCAGAATTAAATCATCTAAAATCAGTGGTAGAAAAAAGTAAAATGCCCCCCTCTTTCCCCCGGGACAGATTTTACTCCTCTGCTAGCCGttgtaacattgctgtgaagatgtGATTGAATTTAGCCATAGGTTATAGGGATAGgttagtgtgtatatatataacaccACTCAGAATTATTGGAATAGTGCACCATCACTCCATCATCTGCTCCACATTTCTGTTCTTAGGGGTGATGTATGCCCCTCTAGcagcacttggcattgagcatggtgaacaTTTAGCtcacatgtttttgtttgttttttttttgttttttttaaataacattgtgttCACCTTAAAGTGACTgactgaataaataattataattcaaatattttaattattgaatattgtaattaaatttaAGCATTTAATTTTATACATTGAAATATGTATGATTTTCATTTcgataaaatatttaaatatgatatGTCATCCTTCTTGAaagtaaaacatatttgttttacttttttgaacatagcacctgtccttcacactgtgtgaacatttaatgatgaatggaccaacaaaAATACTCTAAAATTACTTGGATTCAAATCTTTTTTCACTGACTTCCATTTAAAGTTATAAAAAAGGCTTTCCCTTCTGCTGTAAAGGTACTGTTTTTAACATGCATGCTGTTCTTTGGAATGTGAAAATgtgtaaatttgtgtttggaTGTCCTGTGTTGTGCCTCAGTGAGATTGTGCAGAGATGCTGCTGGCTGAATAAGAGGATATATATTAGCCTTTTGGGTTTTGTGAAATCACAAATCTGTGAGTTACAAATATGCTTGGTTTCTACTTATGGACAGGGAGGTGAACAGTGTATGTGTAACTTTTTACTGCACTTATATTCTAATCAATCTTATTTCAGAATAAGACAAAAGACAAAAGACAAGTAGACAGTTAGAATTCAGTAACGTGTGCCCTTTAACAGCGTGCTTTAGGATGACACAGAAATGTCATGAATCATGGACCCAGTACGTCTTTCATAATCTACATACAAGGGCTGGACTGATATGTAAAGCTTATGGGTCTCAAACCTTAATCCATGTGTGAAGTTGTTGATTATGATTATGAAAAcgatggtgaaaaaaaaaaaaaaaacatctgcacAAGAAACTTTAGGCTTATAATCACAGGCAGCACTGGCTTTGGATGTGGGACACTCTCTTGTTTACCTTCTGTTTATCTCATAGAAATGGATTCAGTTTCAAGGACATATGCAATGCTGTTGAAATGAATACTGATATGAATACATTAGGCACTGTTATTGTTGTCCAGGCAGAGTTGCTTCCTTTTTTCCTTGTTTATCCCCGGATGATCCACGTAGCCGCAGGTGTGCAAGTTATTCATGGGAACTGATTGTTCCCAGTTTGATGGACATCAGCCTGCTCCCCACTAGAATTAAAggagaaataaacacacacaaaatcaaagctaaaaatccataaataatatatttatactaGGAGCTCTTAAATATCCTCCTTCTGTTCTTCAGATTCATTTTAAGGACATTTTGGTGTACCACAGAGACCATTAGAGTAGATTAAGATGTAAATATAGGGGAAATGCTTTAAATATTGATATAATATCATTGTAAAcaagttgagagagagagagagagagagagagatattcacAGTGACTGTGATAGGAATAAAGGTTTGCAGAGTTTAAAACACAGTTGAGGAAACTAGGATCCTGcgctaatcctccaacatcagtacgTGACCtcaccaatgtttttttttgtggtggaATGGTATCATAAACTCACAGAAGGATTCCACCATCTGTAACATCTTACTAGTACAGTGGAGGTTGGTGGGACACTGTCACAGTTAATACTCTTGATTTCAGAATCAATGGATGAGCAGGTATTGAATGGAGCATTTCACAACAAAACTCCTTTACGTTGTATTCTGAAATATTAGAGAAATGGGTAGAATTCCCTTGTGCAGTTTTTTTCAGCGTTCAGTAATACAGAGGACGATCCACAGACCTGACAAAGACAGGAATACAAATTGTGTGTATTTTGCTCTGATCCTCTTTTTCACACCCCTGTGGTCAGAACACAAGGTGAGAAACTCGCAGCTTTTAATTAATGATTCAGGAAGTGGACAGGCTCCACAGGCCGTGCTGTCTGCCGCTTCACAGCCTATGTACAGAAATGTACTCTGATATACACACCGTGGTCAGAGATGTCTGAACACCTGCACTTCCACTGAAAGCAaggcttattttttttttttttaatttaaatgtcattttttcaTATTATTAGTTATATACAGTAGGTACAGCACAGCATGTATATGCCCTTTTATAAAGTACCATtgcaaaggggaaaaaaaagagaaaaagaaaaatgataaacagagacataataacaataatattaatgagataaaataatatacaaGATCAATATTGCATATTCCACTGCTCTCCAAAGCTGGAGACTGTTGGCGCTGAGCATGGTGTTGTCAAGCTTATGTGCAGCTGTTTTTCATTTGCAGCTGAATGTCTGCTCTTCAATGGTAAGGACCCCATAagaccacaacagagcaggtattatttgggtggtgtaacgttctcagagctgcactgacactgacgtggtggttcTGTGTTAGTgcgtatgagtggatcagacacagcagtgctgcttgccTGCCAAGCTGGCCTGAGattagtccaccaaccaaaattatcctgccaacagtgtcctgtgtccactgatgaaggactagagtatgactttacatctgcaaggtgGGACCAACATGTCTGATAGAGtgtacagtgagtggacaccatgttttaaaactttaggcacactgctgtgtctgatccactgtaccagcacaacacacactaacgcaccacctcctcatcagtgtcctgaccattgagagcagggtgaaatgggaataagaaggtatgcagagaaataggtgaactacagtctgtaattttagaactaaaaagttctgataaaatggaaaatgtgtgtaGATACGAGGTTGGTGTTCCTTCAGTCTATAGTATATTTGCCCATAAAACTGTCTCCTGCTTTTTCCTTTGCTACTTGGAAAAAGTCTTACATAACACAGTGAGGCATCAGGAGATTGAGAAGCTAAACTGTCAGCAGAGCTATTGGCTTCAGAGTGCCTGCTCTATTACCACTCCTTTGAACATTTCCAAAGGATTGAAACATTTTCTCAGTGTCTGGAAAGCTGCCTGCGCGGCCAGGCTGCCCGATAGCTCTCTTGATTTGCTGGCTCGGAAAAAAAGGCCTGGCCAATGTTTATGCACTTGTCCAACATTTCGCAACTAATCACCATTCTTCTTTGAGGAGAACAGCAGCACCATATGCAGCTCCACCCTTGTGATGAGCCTGTTTAGCCGTGTTAAATGCTTATGTTATGGTCCCAAGCGGGTTTTAATGACTCATTTTTAAACAATCGAGGCAGTGGTGAGAGCTGTAGGGCCCAACAGCTGGAAGGCCTTCTGGCTCCAGGTCTGCTGTCAACTGTATTTAACACCAAATTAAGTACTCTGTGATTCAGCAAATTTACAGTTTAAATGCTCCTAGGCAGAGCTGGGTGATATTTTTACCCTCAGTTCACTGAaaaggcttgtactgtaaatattctcaagtattaaagctgggatttgttttctaatatttcttgtttaggttctcctccatgttgcttccatatggcagaatcacgtgacttcATGGTTTTAAGGGGACAGTATGAACACCCAGTAGAGGacacattaatataattaaacaataaaaaaggatatataggaaagaaaaagaaaatctatATACTCAGTATAAGCAAGAATACATGGGTTAGACTTTCTGAATGTAgattttgattcattttcaaTTAAGTGCCCATCCTTATCCCTAGGGCAAATTACATGTTGTGCTGTTTTTCTGCAAAGATGACTGTAAAGTACATCCTCTACTGCTAATACACAAATATGGATTTTCTTTTCAGCTAATTATAGTCTACCACTTCTGTTCATTTATGGAATGTGTTCACTGATTCATTCAACTTTTATAATCACTTCATTCTGCTCAGGGTCCAGTGGGCAGTAAATTCTTGTCctttagaaaatgaaataaaacaaaaaaatttgaCCGCAAGTTCCCAGCCATCTGCATAGGACCCGCATCATTGTTGACAAATCCTGGACCAGAGCTATGTAGCTATATATGAAATTATTGGTTCATATTATTTCTCTCTACCTGTTATTAATCAGTATCATATTAATATTAAGCTGTTTTTGAGGTGGAAAAAACATTGCAGACATTATGACCAGGGATTATgggaaaacaaaaatgttttcttcAAAATGATGTTATATTATACATTAATCCAACAACTCGGAGCATTCTTAAACTAATTATATTTTGTTGCCTTTTTTTGCTAACGTAGTATTTGCCCTTTAGAacatacatttttcagtttGCCCTCCATCAGTGCAGCACGTTCACTTATTGAGGGTAACCAGCTGCAAGTCTGCAATTTGAACTAGTGTTGGAAGTGTGTGAGGAACTTGCAAGTACCCTCTCAGGGCACTTAGAAACAGTCCTGGGGAAGCGCAGAGCTCAGGCGACATGAATATTCTAGAGGGGCTGAGAGAGCCGTTGACTTccttgctatatatatatattcatcttGTTCCCAGGGCTGCAACCCTCCGATAAGTGGGATGGCAAATGAATGGAGAAGCAGCTCTGGTGCTGGAGCGAATCCTAGCTTCAGGGAAAAGCACGAAATGCTTTAGGTTGTTGCATTTTGTGGCTAATCGTTTAAAACTCAGTGGATGACGATGGGAGGAAATGGGATGGCTATTCAAATTTTCTCCATCCACTCTCCTGATCTGGAATTGATATTGCAATATGCATATGGAATTGTCGCAATCAGGCAAGGTATATCTGTTTACACAGATTTATACACTGCAAGCCTTGTGCACACTGCATCCAGATGatttgtgttgttgtggtttgcCTGCTTGGCCGCTGGAGGTCATGTGTCTTGACTCTTGACTAATACACCAGTGCGTTTGTCTGGATTTGGGATGTGCAACATCTGGTGGCTAGCTAGGGGAAATACAATAACAAAGTGGCACTTCAGTGAAGATGATATAATTTCTTAtgaaaattattaaatacatatattcTAATGCTAATTTTTAACTTAATTTTCTAAATGCTTAAATCATTCTGACAATTAAATAATGAGTAGAAATAGGCTGATAGcctgtatatataaataaatataaaagaatagcccaaattattattattattattattattattgttattattattattgacccaaaaaaaaaacaaaaaaacatatttttaggGCCCCCTAGTTGCTTGTTGGGCATTCATATTTAGCAAAAACAATCAACAGTCATAGCAGCTGGGATTTAACCCCAGAAACAATGTCCTTCAGTGAGAAGACACTGCTCAAAATGCACTTCAGTTCCGCTCTTGCCATGTGCTAACAGTTTGGACAATTTTTCCccaaatgttcattcattacaTTACCATTATTGTAGAAGGTTGTGGACagaaaaatgtcatttattaacacatttttataatCACTGGACTTGTGTCATGAACTTGCTGAACGGCTTGTTTTTAACCTTGTGTATCTTGAGCGTGCACATAATGTGTGGTCCAGTGTGTAGTTTCTGTGATTAGCTGCAGCATCTACATCTGTTTGCCAAAATATACAGACAACCTTTCTAAATGAGTAAAAGACCCTCCTCAATGTGCTGTGGAGCATTATCACTGTGTTCTTCACAATGATGATACACCATCTAATACAATTTGGTTGTGTTGGAACGCTAGTAATCGTgactattttttaaatatatttatgcttTTAAAAACCTTGATTCACTGAAACATTTGGAATGTAAATTTATGCTGATAAAACACTAGTCCTCATTTCTGACCACATTTCTGGAAGACCCTGTGTATTTAAAGACTtattttaaacaacagaaaacaatCCAAATGACTGGAACATAAAAATGCTCTAATGCTTCCTGCAGGAAAGAACAGTAACAGTGGGCTTAGCCATTAATAGAAATCACTGTAATAAAACCCAGCTATGCACAGCAGAAACAGTAAAACATTCATCTCATTTTCAGCCCATTGTGCTGTACACTTTCTGCATTTTTGCATCTGTTTGCCTTAAAGCCATGCAGCGCTGACATTGTCTTTGACCCTGTGAGTCATATCTCTCCAGCCCAGCTTCCATTTTGTACTGTCCCGCAATGTGTGAGCCGTGGTGGTACGACTGTCTGTGTTAGTCGCCTGTCCAGCTCCTGCAACTACTTAATAAATCCACCTCCAGACTATTGGATTGCTCTGTGCTGAAAGAGCCATGATATGAAAATCGAACAGGATGTACAGAGCGGGACTTTGGCTGTGGTGAAGATATGATGAGGGAACATGATACAACCCACCTAGCCCACCCAGGAAGCGGACCATGTGCTGTAACCTGCAGTGCAAGCTAAGCACTTCTGATCTGACGCCAATAACAAATGGTCTTCTCTGTTTACAGCCACTGCAGTGTTCtgaaacagacaaacagacttAAACCAGGACTTGACCGATATATCGTTTAACTGATAAAATTGCCAATACTGAATATTCTTCAAATATACTGGCATCAGTGAGAAATTGTGCTgatttaaacactgaaaatgtctCTTTAAATGTCATCAGAGTCTGATAAATTTTTTGGCTGACAATATCGTCCAATATTGATGACACAGTTTTATTAGTATTGGAGaaaatttcagaagaaatttactattatttctatttttcatgttttttaaacatttataatttaAGATTTTCCAAGAAGAGATTATTCACAGTGTcctaaattacattttgttttttcgtAATGATTGAATTTTGCAGACAAATAATAGTGAAatatcagtggaaaaaaaagagacaacTGCAGTAAATGCTGTGGATTGATCTGGGAGCAGTGAAATGGGGCGTAAAAGGCACTGCTGTAGATCGCTGAAGGGAAAGGCAGAAGAAGCTGCAGAACATTTTCTGTGTGGCTGATTATGtaatggtgtgattatttcttCCCACCTCAAGTTAAACAGTGCCACTTTGCTTTAAAATATAGTGTAATTTTGATTGTGAAATGAAGAACTGCCAAGCTGCTTTAGGCCAGATACACGCTGTTGTCTCTGGTTTCATAGTGCTCAGCCGGTGCACTACGCTCCCAAACATATTGACGAGACAACAGGGAGAGACCTGCATGTTGGATGAGTGTATGCAGAATCCTTTAGAATCTTTAGAAAACATCTTGCAGATGTTCAGGCTAATTACTTCAACTGGAGCAAGGCTGAGACCAGGAACAATACAGAGTATGGATCATTTACCATGTAGTGGACTCTAGGGAAGGCAGGAAAGCACAGCTTCCAGTTTTTTTTAACCCCGCAGAGGTCCAAAATAGGGCTGAACAAATTGGAGAAAATTGATCTTGTTGCGTTTTTTCTGATGGTAATTGAAATTCCAGTTATTTTCTGTCAGGTGTACACCCTTAAGGGTTTTTTCAAAGAAAGCCAATTTATCAATTTTTCTAGCTTGAGGGTTAACGGCAGTATTTCAGATTTCCACTCAGGTATGGTTGTGATATCATTAACCTGATTTTAAAgacaaaaggaaaaataaatcgCTCATTAATCGTAATAAAGGTAAAATCTTCAGTTAATCTCAACGTTGATTTGCATTGATGTCGTTCAGCACTATGTTGCATAATAAATGACGTTTACTTTTGAATTATATGTCTGATATATAATagcattttccactgcatggtaccagCGACATCACCAGCTACATCTCAGGGTATTCCCATGCTAGTGGAAACCTAGCATCAAGTACCAGCAGGGAGTAGAGTCGAGTAGtataggtaccatgcagtggaaaagtgctataaCACGGAGCATTAAGGTTGTACACCCCATGGAGGGTCCTGTTAATCTCTGGTTGTGCCTCTTTTTGTATGACCGCAGTAACACTGTGTTGGAGAGCACTCCTGCTCCTGCGAAAGCATGAGCTCCTCTCCAGTTGACCCTCGTGTGTCCGTGGACATCCTGGAGGAGCTACAGCTCTTTACAGCCCAAAACCTGGAGAAGCTTGAGGTCAACAAGTACTATGAAGTCATCAGGGAGCTGGGGAAAGGCACCTATGGGAAGGTGGACTTGGTCATCCATAAAATCAGAGGTAAAGTGTGGTCATGCACTCTGTTTGTGGATCTgctaaaacaaaagaaaacaatttaCAAAAACATACCTTCATGAAAATTGTCTTTATATGCTTTTGTTTTGTCTCCTCTATCCCTAATGTAGGCACTAAAATGGCTCTAAAGTTCCTCAAGAAGAAAACCACCAAGCTAAAGAGCTTTTTGAGAGAGTACAGTATCTCACTGTACCTCTCCCCCTGCCCCTTCATAATCAACATGTTCGGCATTGCATTTGAGACAGAGGATTACTACGTTTTTGCACAGGAGTATGCTGTAGCAGGGGATCTCTTTGACATAATTCCACCTCAGGTAATCCAAACCCCTCACTCTCttttaacaacagttcggttccGGATTAGCATTTCATTTACAGTATGCTAAGGtctgattttaatatttttgtattaacaGTATGCTGTGCAAATACAGAGAATACTCTTTATTCTGCTTGGACCTCAGCATCATCAataagtgtttttattattattattatataagtaGTATAGTATAGCAGTATAGTAgtgtagtattattattattattatataatctaGTATAAGCAGATTGTATAAAATGGACAGAGAAGCTGTACTAACAGCAAAAGTGCATATCTAATTTTAAGTGGaaaaatatcatgatatatgTAGAAAATCAGCTTTGACCCAAGCCCAGTAAAAGTGGTTTGGTGTTGGAGGACACAGTATAGAGGCCAACAGTACCTGCCCGTCATCTGCCAAACCGCAGATATGCTTCATCAAACAAGGAGCTGAAGCAGAAGGCACCAGCCAGAGGGAATGGCCCTTACTGAAACCCGGATGTGAACGGCAGATGAGGGATGACCTTAACCAGCAACTTATGTTTCCACCAGAAGTAACCACAACTTCCCTACGGCCAGACATCTTCCTGCGGTCCATCCCTGCCCAGACAGTACTCAATACAGAGCTCACATTACCATGGGAAGAGATGATGTAGGTAGGCTTTGAAAGGAAAAGGGTAATTACAGCAAGCTTGCTGCAGCATGCACAGAAGCAGAACCGAGAGCACGTACCTACCCTGTTGAAGTCAGATGCAGAGGTTTCGTTGGAAAAGCCACTCAACAGCTACTGAAAACCCTCTGAGAGTCAAAGCAAACAAAGGCACTCAGGGAACTCCCCGAGGAGGCAGAGAAAGGGAATTTCTGGGAATCTTTAGTAGGGCACTACCAGGAAAAATTCCAGGTAATGTTGGGGAAGATGTTGGGGGTGGTCCCGTTCACTTTTAGAGCTCCACCGGGTTAACTCTGGAATGTTTATGtattactgtgcatgtgtgaaagggccattagtgttcctttaaatggaaCAGTGTGCACTTATCTGACtgggaattaaataaaaaaagtgtgaTCTGTGATATTCAGACAGTTttaatcacagtgtgtgtgtgatgaataAAATGAATACCATTCACCAGTTACATATTGGCAGGTCTGAGACAGCACTTCTGACATTTGATTTGATGGAAAAAATGACTACTTAAGTAACAGTAGTTAGTATTTTACCTTACATTTGCATTATTGTGATTACATCATTTATTGTGAGGCTTCATTGACCTGTAACAGAGACAATAGAGCCTTTGCcattgctgctctgggctcagcactgcagaagctgcactatgCACTACTAACGTTTGGAGCCTCCTCCCTGCCCCCTCTACCTTGATTTCAAGACAGTGCAGTAAAagttaattacactctgcaacacTAGGGgtagcccaggagcaaaaatgccACATCTGAAATCAGTTGGGtggaggagggaggaggagtgGTTTCCTATCCTCCACTAAAAGATACATAGGGCAGTTTCTACAGTACTCAActtggagtagcaacaacaggagctctgttctccctattacagctcagggGAGTGTCATCAATATAGTCGCTTTCCAGTGAAAAGTAGGTTGAAGATGGTAAACGTTGTAGAAGACCCAGGAGTATTAAAGCGTTTTCTTTGTGCATTATTCCAGGTGGGTCTTCCGGAGTCGGTGGCTAAACGCTGTGTCCACCAAGTGGCGATTGCGCTGGATTACCTTCACAGCAAGAAGCTGGTGCACCGTGACATCAAGCCTGAGAACGTGCTGATCTTTGACCGGGAGTGCCGTAAGGTGAAGCTGTCGGACTTCGGGATGACGAGGCGTGCTGGCTCACCAGTGAAGCGAGTGAGCGGCACTATCCCGTACACGGCCCCAGAGCTGTGCGACGCAGCAGCGAGAGATGGATTCCGTGTGGACCGCGCTGCAGACGTGTGGGCCTTCGGCGTGCTTCTGTTCTGCATGCTGACCGGTAACTTCCCCTGGGAGAAGGCCATGCCCTCAGATGCCTTCTACGAGGAGTTTGCGCGCTGGCAGAGGCGCAGGACGCCCGCAGCTCCCTCGCAGTGGCGCCGCTTCGGAGACGGAGCGCTCCAGATGTTCCGCAAGTTGCTTGCCTTAGAGCCTGAGCGTCGCTGCCAGGTCAAGGAGGTGTTCATCCACTTTGGTCATCGCTGGATGCTGGACGGAGAAGGGGGAGGAGGCCCCCACCAACAGGGGGCACTTGGCTCTTCCtcggaggaggaggatgagctGCTGGCCGACCGCATGAAGCAGCAGACCCTGTCTCCGGAAGTAGGCGGAGTCAAAAGTGGAGCACCAACGGAAGCGTCACCCATGGCTGCTGCCCACCACTTTACCTCCGTGTCCACCAACAGCTCTGTGTCGTCTACCAACAGCTACGAGCGCGTGCCCAGGGACAGCGCCCCCAACGGACGCATCCTGGTCACTACCCCCATAGAGATCTGTGTGTAGAGACCCTGGACATGCACAGAGGTCACCAACCCTGCTCCTGGATGTCTGCTTAGGGCTACACAATATATATACTACATTTCATTGTGATTATACTGCCTCATATTAGGACTGCAGTTAGCAGATGTAGTTCTGCCGGTACTCAAGAAGGATTTTTATGGATTATATGTTCcttaatattttcatttcagAATCCTTTTGCTCATGAACATGTGTGAGGCAAGTAATCCAGTATTTGTGAGTAATTGATGCCTTGCTCGACATGGGTAGCCGCATCTACTGCTTTGCTAAAGGTCACAGCACTAATTTTGGAGCTTTAGGGTTTTACTTCAGACTGAAAATACAGTAACTGGAAACCAAACACACTGCAAATCTGAAAATACACTACTAAGCCACAGAATATATTAATCAAAATTACAACATACCTTGCTACAATTTACAAATGCACTGCTAACTGATGGACACTATaaaccagtggttcccaaattTTTTTTGCAGGGCCCCACTTTTGTAGATAAGAATAGTTTCAAATTCAAagtttttttctcttccacGCACATAAACTCATATAAGGATTTCACTGTGGCTGACTGGTCTCATTCGTTTGCCTTGCTGCATGCCCCCTGCAATAGCTCTGCACCTGCATTTTAGAAGCCACAGCTATAAACATTTAGAATATATGACATCCACTCTACACTGTTTAAACAGAATCCAAATTCAGAGCACAATGGATTCTAACCACAACAAAATGTTTATTCTGAACACACAAAAGTATGTGCGAGGCTTATAGCTTTTACATGCACTCCGTAACCCGTTCTTAATTTCTGCAGTTATCTGATTACTCACATGGTCACACAAACAGCATACTCTTATTTAAGATCGGAATAAAGCCTAGAATGAGGTTAAGAAAATAGAGCTGGATTTCAGCTCAGTAAACTGATCTCTCGGTGCATGTATACTCATACTGTGACTTTTTGAGGATTTCTTGGTATGCACATGCGCGTAGACATATCCAGACAAAGTGTAAGGCCTTCTCCGGCTCTTACCTTTCAGCAGCTGCGTCCAGGAAGAATgctcatttttaaaaagcttgTCTCCGAAAGCTGTGAGATGAGCAGCACTGTGTAATTTTAGAAATCATAAGGAAATAGATCCATATTTGCAGTTAAGGTGGGTCCATGTCTATGCTGCAGCAGGTACTTTATGTCACATCATCCTGTGATATTATTGTCTGTTGCCAAGTTTTCCCATTCCCAGAGCGCATGTAAACATGCTCATCAGATCACTTAAAATCTGATAGAGTTCTGTTATGAATATGTGCATGTAAACGTACTCAGTAAACGCAGAGAACATCTAAGACAGTCGCCTATCCATACCTCATGCTCAGTGCCCTTTTTTGTGTAGCATTTAGCTATTTTTACCATAGAAACTATTGTACGCGAACGACAGTG from Hoplias malabaricus isolate fHopMal1 chromosome 3, fHopMal1.hap1, whole genome shotgun sequence carries:
- the bsk146 gene encoding serine/threonine-protein kinase SBK1, encoding MSSSPVDPRVSVDILEELQLFTAQNLEKLEVNKYYEVIRELGKGTYGKVDLVIHKIRGTKMALKFLKKKTTKLKSFLREYSISLYLSPCPFIINMFGIAFETEDYYVFAQEYAVAGDLFDIIPPQVGLPESVAKRCVHQVAIALDYLHSKKLVHRDIKPENVLIFDRECRKVKLSDFGMTRRAGSPVKRVSGTIPYTAPELCDAAARDGFRVDRAADVWAFGVLLFCMLTGNFPWEKAMPSDAFYEEFARWQRRRTPAAPSQWRRFGDGALQMFRKLLALEPERRCQVKEVFIHFGHRWMLDGEGGGGPHQQGALGSSSEEEDELLADRMKQQTLSPEVGGVKSGAPTEASPMAAAHHFTSVSTNSSVSSTNSYERVPRDSAPNGRILVTTPIEICV